From Carassius auratus strain Wakin chromosome 9, ASM336829v1, whole genome shotgun sequence:
ATTTTAAGAAATGGAAAGACGGAAAGAGCTTTTATGgggttggaacgacatgggggtacgtgattaatgacaacattttaattttaggatggagtatccctttaaagcagATAAAAATAGctcagtaacactttagtttatggACCAATTCTCATATcaactgtttattagtacttataaagcacatattcatgtattttaatCCTTTATGCCTAAACCCATCCTAACCCTAATCCTACCATATGCCTAATcataacaactaccttattaccctatcaataagcagcaaatcaggagtttattgaggcaaaagttgtggTAGTTAGTCAATAgcgagaattggtccccaaactaaagtctGACTTATAGTTCTTTAAGATAACAATTACAGGTTAccaatttttacagtgtaaatactAACAGGATGGAAAGCGATACCAGGAACAGGTAAAAACATGTACTGATGTGCTTATGCACAATTCTTCAGTACAGTAGAATGAGGCTTTGAAGCTAAGCCACTGAAAAAAATAGCATAGGTAATAAAGGAGTCTGAACACACAGGATGAGTATTAAAACACCTTGGAtgacttttcattaaaataaaaccacatctctcactctgaaaaacaaaacactgtggTACACAGATGCAGATAGTGTGCTAGAGGAAACCTGTTTACCATGACTCCAGcaactaaacttaaaaaataaattaaagtctgcatgaacatTATCTGCAAAATCAAATGTCTGAAAGTAGCTTAGTTTGTATAGGAATTGCATTGTCACAGTATAGTGGAAATGTCATTGTGCAGTGTTTTTGAAATATAAGTGTATATCAAGTACACGACATCGATGTGTTGTCCTGCTTCAGATAGATACAAAATGACTATCAGGATAATGGTGTCTTGCCTGTCATTATGTACTGATGTTCCACATGAGATCAGTCGAGGGTCAAGGACTCTTCAGTGTGAAGAGGACCAGAATAACAACAATTAAAGGCTGTTAAAAAGAAAGCTTAACGCTAAAGGTAAACTTAACCAGGTTACAGAAACATTTTTCCCCTAAAattgtcttaaaaaataaattaaaaaaataataatttggccatttaattatattttaagatacCGTTTAAAAGTGCATTGTGTTTGTTACCAGTGACAGCAAGTAAAATTTCTAAATTAATCTATCCACattaaaaatatctgaaaataataattgaaCACTTTCtcttcacatttaaataaaactacacTATTAAAATCAAAGGTATTTAATTTGCATTGAAGGTACAATGAAGAACATTTCACATCCATAGATCCTTTCCTTTGACCAAAAGcttctttacattttataaatcttCTTAACACCAAAAAAAGTTTACTTCAGGAACCAAAAGTAAACTTTTGGGAGCCTtgtttttaagagtttttaaatgtattaaaatgttctgttcttaataaaaagtaaagaattACAATATTAACCTGCTCTTAAAGTCCGAATTCTGTGATAATATTATATGTTTGGtctgtggtatgtattgaaatgACTATAATTTTAGTATAAATGTTCTGCCAAGATTACACTAATATCATTCttaaacaaaacctttttttcttccaagttaaacattttaaattcctTTTTAACAATTAACATGAGAAGTTCTCTTTCAACCACGTGTCGCCCCCTAGAGGTAACCAAAGGACCGAGACAAATAACCAAGCTCAACATGATCTATTATGACAGTACAGTACTTAAAGCTCCATAGGGAAAAAATCTGTAGATAATTAAAGtgtaatgataaaacaaataaacagacagaTTTTTATCATGACagataaaaacactttatttagtTGTATTTTACATAAGTGCAGTCTCCTCTTGCATGGTAATGGGTCTCCTCCTAACTGCAGAGGAGACAGAGAGTCAGGTGCAGGcacaaggttaatgaaaatactGGACTGTACACACTGGGCAACACCATGTCAACTAGCTGGGCAAAGCAGTGAGGCCACTCCAGGTAGGGTTCTGCTCAGCTAGAGACCAGTTAGTCCAAGGTCTGTGCAACACCCGTTACTCTTTCAAtggccattcacacagaaaaacACTGAGTTTATGCTGTCTTGCAAGTCCTGACTTTTTTTACTTAGTTAGTTGCAGATTGTTTGTTCACAGGTTTCAAtaatctgtaataaataaatcaaacaagttCTGGTGACGTCGCTGGGTCACCTTCACAGTGAGCGACACCCGGCCTCCACGTCCAGTGGGAAAGATAGAGAGAGCACACTGCTatctgaggtcagaggtcatcttACTCGCAGCCGTGACATCATCCATTCCAGACCCTGACAGAGCCTGCGGACAGGAAAGAGACATTCAGCTCGGCCAGTTAACAATgctcctttctttctgtctgtaaaTCGGACAAAGAAAGACATTTGTgctttctgtctgtcagtcagagAAAAGCCTCTGAACTAATGACCCTGGCCATAAAATGAGGTGCAGCAAACATTAATGACCAACCAGACTTTGTTACGAAATCCACTGACTTTCTGGATCACATTATGACTTGAAACTTGTattgtatttaaacattattttctgtgcATTATGGGATCTGTATGCATCCAAAAAGCAGTCAGAATGGAGTTAGAAAAAGGCCAATTGAATCTGCTTTGATACTTTTCATGAAATTTTGCATTGGCCAGGGTTATCCATGGAAGCTAATTCCACTATAAAACAAAcatcatgctttggtaaatcagTCATAACACTGAAATCTAAATgctgagataaaaagtcacatttatgaCATGCTATGTTTCCACcttttgtcataatttttacttttaacaccaatttaaacattttttaaggttCTTAAAATGTTGTCATAATATTACCAAAAAGTCCTTATGACAAAAAGTATAAATTACAAGATAAAAAGCAGTCAATTTCAACTCTGTacatcataattatgatttacaaaGTGTCTTCTCTTTTCCTTATGTGGTGAAAATAGGCATCTTCCATAGTTGTctgtttgatttattaataaaaacaagcaCTGACTAGAAACACAAGGACATGTCTGCATTTGTCTGATAGCAATTGCTGTCTAAGCAACATTTAGACATCTAATACTGATTCATCTCTTCTATCGATGCTAGTTCTATATTCAGCCAAAATTACTACAACAGTAGACTTTCACATAATCTGTGATTCATTACACTTTTCtactgatgaaaaaataaaataatttaactggatctctgtaaaacatattttttgtgtgGCTCTGTAGGTTTTTGTGGCTTTACCCTTCTCCAGTGAGAGCACAGCAGGCCTGGATGTGCCACTGATGGTCTTTGACAGAGGTAAGCTGAAGACTCTGGGAAATCTCAGCAACAGTCAAACAACCCTTCACATCTTGCTTGTTGGCGAAAACCAACAAACCAGCTTTTTTCAGATcctaataaagagaaaagaggaatTGAAATCAAGCAGCATGATGAAAACCAGACAGTCTCAGAATAATCCCTTCAGCAAATATGTGAGCATGAACACCAGCTCTCATAGTGCCATACATATACTCGCCTCATGGGCTAACATCCTGTAGAGCTCCTCTCTGGTAACTGAGatcctctctctgtctgtgctGTCCACGACCACGATCACAAACTGCACAGGAGAGACACATTAATGACACATACTCTTTATAATTCGAGATCATTTCACAGTGGTCTcagtgtgtctacctctgtgttAGTGTAGTACGTGTTCCAAGACGAGCGTAACGATTCCTGTCCTCCAATGTCCCACATAAGGAAATGTGTATTATTGACCACAATCTCTTCCACATTGCTGCCTATGGTGGGTGAAGTGTGCACCACCTCATTCATAGAGCTGGAGATGACAAAAATGACATGAGCACAAAAAGAACAACACATAGGACAATAccacaaatacaaaaacactacAAAACGAGGCTGTAATTTGCATGTTGTAAATCACACAACTGCATAAacctgtgatttttttaaaataaataaattattctattcagcaagaacacattcaattgatcaaaagtgacagtatagacatttacaatgttataaaggtttttatattaaatgccgcttttgaactttctattcaagaaaacctgaaaaaatatcaGTTTCCGCAGAAATATTAAGCtgcttttaaaacataatttattgtttttactgacCCCGAActtttaaattataacattttaaatcaagaatGGACTACTAGATTATAACTAGTGCAATAGTACTTACAACTGATAAAGTATGGTGGTCTTTCCTGCATTGTCCAGCCCAACAATAATGACTTTGTGCTCTGGGGGAAAAACAGGAAGACAGTTAGGATACATGTTTTATACACTTTAGATCATACCCAGCATTGCAGCCATTCATCTTTGATTTTAGCtagaatatttaatatacaatcaTGTGTAAAACCAGTATTTGACTGTGTTATTGAGCAGTGTGTCATCCTACACACTCAAAGTAGAATGGGTGGTGTCAAAGTCTTTTCTTCCAACAGAAAGGAACTGAGCAAATCTAACTGAATAATGGCCAAACCCAGAGTAAAATATGCCGCATGTCTCAAACACGATTTAGCTGCCCTGGAGACCAAAAGATCCAGCCTCAAAGGCACTGTTTATTACCTATATTAACCACAAACAGTTGTGTATGAGATAATACAGTGCACTTTATACAGTCAACTTATCTGATTTTAAAAAGCCTGCCTAGCATCTTAGTAACATTTCTCAAGTGTAATATTACTATGATTATTATGCTGTGCAGCACCATTAACCATGTTGCAaccaattaaatatcaaatactaAAAGACTCTGGATAGAGTTGTTTGCACCTGTAAATGAGTCAAAGGCATGACAGTCAAGCTGACGTGGTAACACATTTGAGTGTGTGTAAAGGTGACTGAATAGTTTCCACAAGAGAAAACAATGCTTAGCTGCACTTGCAACAGAACTTTGCATACCACACTTTATCAAGCctgacaatggcaaaagcttatGTAGAGCTAATGCAAATATCTTAATCTAATTTAACTGACTGTCTCATGCTAAATAGCCAGCACTTTTTTTCTGCGCCAGGGTCCACAAAACATGCCCAACAGAGGAAACAGGTTTTATATAATACACATATCAGTCACCTttttggggtgttttttttttaacataaaagtgATTGTGAAAACTAATTTGGCTGTACATTAAATAGAGGTCTCTCACAATTATAATTTTGATAAAACCATTAAATAGAAAAgggaaatgaaatcagcatccaCAGACAGGATGTGGGGAAACATTTGAAGAATTGCTGAGATTCAGATCTGCTGAAACTGATGTGACAGAAAAGGTAAAGGGTTGATAAACTTCTTAGGCATGATAGCCGAATATGATTATTTCAGTAAAGATCAAACCACAATTGTCTAAGAACAACTTAATGAACCAGTTTTCAAAGGATCATAATTCTCATCTCACCCTGAACCTGAAGATGACTGACAGACAATATGAATTGGAGAATAAAGAGAAAGAAACCAGAAAGACATCTGATCTGAGTTAACACAAGGACCATGAATAGACATACAACAGAAGAAAACACCGCACTCCACGTCACTACTACAGACCTGAAAAGGTATTCAAGGACATTCAGACACACCCATTCAGACGTGTTACAGAATGAGTCACAAGTATGCACACTAGATAGATCACTGTCCTTTTTGGGGACACAGAAACTTTGGTCTCTCAAAAGATCATTCTGTAGATAAGACTTCAGTCTTGCTCTTGTTAGACTGGGtcatttcatttgaaatgaacaaacaaaagagGAAATTTTCAAATGAAAGCATTTCAATGAGATGCTTTTACCAAGACACTGTGAAACTGATGACATCTCATCATGCCAGCTAAGCATTCATACGTCACAGAAGGTTCAAAGGTTAGGGTGGATTTTAATTTATGAGCTTTAGCACTTCAATCAAATGTTCTGCTTTCTCATTCCTTGTATTCACAAGAACATACAAAATGGATTAAAACCTAGTCCTTTTGTTCGTAGCAGAAAAGATCATGGCTAAATGGCACAttcaaatatacaatatttagatttataaagATGGCTGGAGTTACATGGTTCTGGGTCTCACTTTCTAGCAGAGCTCATAAACAGGCATGACaaggtctcaaaaaaaaaaaaaagtttaatgataTCTGTAAATGATCCAACTTTAATAGAAGCTTTtactttgctttttattttcttgaaaactGTGAAATACAAGACTATGACAAGCCATCCCAAGACTATGACGAGTCATTTGTGCAATTCCTACAAATCATAATCTATGTAACCAGCCAGGCGACTTTAGTCTGTGACATCAGTTAGATCATCTGTGGATGTGAcagaaaaatgtttcatttgcaaggcattaacattaacattaatataaatatacaatagtAATGCACAAAGTTGACAAGTAAAACAAAAAGACAGAACTAGCCGGTTTATCACAGTGCTGGTGGATTTCATTTGCAGTGTCAACTATCATAACATCTTCCCTAAAGACTGAGAAACATCTCGAAGAAACCTTACACTCACATTCTCAAAGTTTGTTCCTGTAAAGTTTCATACTAGTCTGAACAAGAACAGACATGAAACTGaagaataaacaaagaaaaatccAAGTGGTACCAAGTGCGCATGAAGGGCTTAGAATGTATCCATTCCCAGGCTCTGATTATATCATCCCATCACTTCTGTCAATTGCATGAAATGTTGTGAAAGAATTGAAGCAACTGTGTAAGGCAATTCTGCAGTGTGATGCAAAACATAGACAACAAAACACGGATTTGTGTTTTAGGCATGAAAAGATttagtttaaatgtttggggtcggtaaaatttatttaaaaaataaaagtaaaatcaatACCTTgcctttatttagcaaggatacttcaaattgatcaaaagtgaccataaagagatttataatgttacaataaatttatatttgaaatagagATTTCTATTCAAgaatcatggaaaaaaaaaagtatcctcattttccaaaaaaatatttagcagcaaaactgttttcagtcTAATATAGACAAATGATTCTCAAACAGTAAAACAGCATtaattcgaatgatttctgaaggatcatgtgacactgaagtaataatgctgaaaattcaactttgccatcaataaactaaatgacattttaaaagatattaaaatagagagccattcttttaaattgtaatatttcacaatatttcctgtacttctgatcaaatgaatgcagccttgttgaacataagagactcattcaaaacataaaaatcttaccaaccccaaaattCTGAACAATAATAAGTCACCATTAATGACTTACTATAAGGCTACTTCAtctaaacaaaaagaaataaaacagacTATTGAGGGTGCTGCACCGACTGTAGGCAACAGTCTCCAACTCTCACGTTACAAGGCTCTCCCGTATCACAACGATCTGTTCAGCTAATGAGTAAGGTGAGACCTGGAGAGAAACGTTCCACTGGGTTATGTTACAATGTGCACATGCTCAATTCCCCATAAACTGATGTGCAAATCTTTCAAACAAGATTATGCTTTATGGATATCCTACACCATGTATAATAAATGAGAGACCATTGGCTATCCCATGGACTCGTGTAACCAGTAATGCTGACACAAACCCCAGTGCTTTGAGGATTACACAGGCTGACCAGCGCTGCAAAATGCCCAGCATGCACAATCACAGAGAGGAAAGAGGCACAAGAGTTCAGGCTTAATAATGCAATGGGTGTTTCACTTTTTGATTCAAAGGCTGGTGAATAAGCAGGTTAGTCTATTCTCAGTGCTGACAACTGACTTTCACATTCACTTTATATTGATTTTACCTCAGTTGGTAAGTTGTATGTATTTGCAGACGAAATACATAAAACCAAACATGTCATTGCATAGGGGAATATAACAATACTCAAATATAAAATGCCAATAAATATGTTCAACCACATTTTATTCTTATACGAAAATTACATTAGCGCGTCAGAGTTTGACATGTTACACAACAATGACCTATCAgcaagtaaaaaattaaaatatcaggGCTCTAACCTCCATAAACAGAGCCTGAACCTGTCAGCAGTCAGTCCTGAACCATCTTAGGCAGGTTTACTGAAGCCTTATCGACTGTTTTAATGTAATGATACGTTCTcagaatatttttgtatttacaacATGGTTATACATATTTCAGTCGTAAATAAGCATCGCTGTTTTAAAACGAAAGCAGCAGGTTAGCAGACACTTGCTAGCTATTAAACCCCATATAGCCAGtcaatatttaaactgaatgttatgtaattatttttataaatacactaTTTCCCGTACCTTGGTGGTTAAAAAGCCTCCATAATTTTGTGAAAAGGATTCCCATCGCTGGTGTCCGGCCTTGGGCAACGCCACCCAGAAGCAGAGAGAGACTGAAAATCTATCTGTTAGCCAGCTAAGCTAACGATCCGGTTCAGTAAAAAATAATGCTGTCGGTAACAGTTATTCACTCCTTTAATGTTCTCCCCTTAACGGTGTCCATGTTTCGTGAGGAAGGGATGTCTAGATCCTGCATCATTTCAGTGCTGTCACGTCTGGAGGTAAGGGAAACGAGGGCGTTCATTTGGTTCTGCGGCAGCGAGACGAGCGTCTGAACTCGAACTCAATCAGTACTGCTAACAGCCACGCAACACTCACCGGAAGTGACTCGCGCGGCCTGCCTCTAAATCTATTGTGCAGCCTCTACCTACCTAGGCAACAAGCAGGACACTTAAAAAGCGCTTGGAATGTTCCGCATGTTGTATGAAATGCGATCTAGCTAGGTGGCTCACTAGGTTTTTAGCTACAGCCTCACTCTCACTGACAACATAGTGGAATGATACTAGAGATAGTATTTCTACGAACATGTATAATGAATATGCGACCAGACATGTCTAGAACACAGGTGATCTGTTTAAAAAGTCAAATTCAATGCATAAAAACGAGGAATAAAATAGCAAAACATTTGTCCTAAGTCTATAAATGTTCTTCATAAATTAGTTTATTATAAAAGCAGTTGTGCAATTCATTAGGCCtgcattttataaaatgaatgaataaatatgatcCTTCAAAAGTCTTTTTTAAATTACGACCATTGTTTATTCTTGTGATTTTGGTTGCTTTGCTTCTGACAGTTCTGAGTAACTACTATAATTTATTAGTAATTTATCTTGAAGTAAAAATTAGCATTTCTTTTATTTCTATCCAGGGGCATAGCACCAAATGTTGGGCCCCAGTCACACAACacctcataaataataataataataataataataataataataataataataataataatgtattaatattattattatattaataatattacccCCGTTACCACTCTGTCTGATGGCCCTGTCTCTATCATCCGCTTGCTTAACCTCTGGTAAGCTACAAAAAAATTGTACAATACACAcagtttatactttatttaacataTCTTGCAGCTTTCTTATTCacatttattgtataattgtatctatAGGGATTATATCGTACaaactaattttattattattattattattattattataaaattttccAAATGATTTAACACCTCGAAAGTTGTGTGAGAAAATAATGAAAGATATGACACTTATAAACATcacaagtgtaaaaaaaataaactctatatttttatttagatattcttgtcaatatctatatatatatatatatctatatatctatatatctatatatatatatatatatatatatatatatctatatatatatatagatatatagatatatatatatatatacacacatatatatatctatatatatctatatatatatctatatatatagatatagatatacacatatatatatatatatatatatatatatatatatatatatatagatatatagatatatagatatatatatagatatagatatagatagagctatacacacacataaagaaagtTGAATTTGAGCAAAGACAGCAGAGGGCGTCTGGATTACCAGCAACATGCGTGAATAGAGAAGATCATTGCGTCATTATTATGCGACGAACTGAGGAGGGGCAGATGTAAACGTGCATGCTGATGAGTCCAGTTATAACTACAGACTGTTTGATTCGCGATCACGAcgattaataaactttttttttatccgtTTACATCCATACACTATCAAAATAGTGTATATTTTTGGAGCAGCTGGTCACAGTAAAGAGCGACGCATAAGCCAGCACATTTGAAGATGTCTGTAACGGAGATGTTTAGCTACATCCAAGGATTTTTGAGTGCCGATCAAGATATTCGAGAGGTACACAACTGCACTTACACGTAAAAAAGGTTTccttggaggaaaaaaaaagcaaCGTGAAATTTGTTTGGGATGTTATGCAAGTGTCGCAGAACCTCTGCGTAAATTATTGATTTCTCAGTAATATCCACAGCAAAACTATTTGTGACTTCTGAGTTAGATATAGTAATTTGCAACGGATGTCAAAATCTTGACGTAAAGTTCTGCTGATCTCTTTTTGAATTTTACTGTTTATTATCCATATATGTGCTCTCGGGTGACTTATCTTTCTGTGCTCTTGCTGTAGGACATAAGAAAGGTTGTCCAAGTTCTGGAGCAGACAGCAAGAGAGATCCTTACTGTTCTTCAAAGTGTCCATCAACCAAGCGGTTTCAAAGACAGTAAGTTAAAATACTTGGTATTTTTGTTTACCTAATGTCTTTTCTAATAGATTTTCACTCCCTCGTCCAGTTCCCAGCAAGTGTTTGAAGGCTAGAGAGCTGTTCTGCACTGTAAGAAACCACACTGGAGAGCTGAAAACTAAGTTCCCTGTGGAACAGTACTATCGGTTAGTGTAGATGcctcttaaattattttttttccttcagtgattgaATTGATCATGCTTCTAGCCTTCATAATTTTATTAAAGACTGGCACATCCTCATCTTTCCGTAGGTATCATGAACACTGGAGATTTGTTCTTCAACGACTTGCCTTCCTTGCTGCTTTTGTGGTATACCTGGAAAGCGAGTCCTTGGTTACACGTGAGGAAGTGGCAAAAATACTTGCAAGTATGTAATGTTCACGTTTATTTATATTGTCTCTATCTTAAATACTTGTGAGACTGTTGTAGATTGATTGTAATTTACACTTACGCAGTTGAAGTCGACAGAGAAAAAGGGTTTCATTTGGATGTGGAAGACTATCTTGCAGGAGTTCTTATTTTGGCCAGTGAGCTGGTAAGTGTTTTTTCCCTCAAATTCATTAAAACTACCAAACGAATCCTCTTTAGTAGCATTGATGTACCTGCTActatatttaaacacacatgcTTACATTAACTTTACATTAAAGGTATCAAGacatggattttttatttatttaaatatgttcctTTAAgttcatttacattaaaataaaataaaaagttttttttaagggCTGTGTCCTTTAAGGCTTCTCAGTAAACAGCCACTGTTTTTATTGGCTAACATCATTGCATAGGAAACAATATCACCGTCCCCTCACTATTGTATGCAAGTAGGTGGCATTAAAATAAAACCATCCACTTGTTTCTGACGCTGGGATCCTTTTGACGGCTGTACAGAGACATAAATGCATGACAATGAACATGCTTTACTCTTCCATTTGTCCTGTTGTCAGCAGACTCAAATGTGTCGAGTACATCAGAAATGGAACAAGTTCCTTTATACTGTGTCCAGTGTAGAAAGGGTCAATGATTATAATGGGTTTTGACACCACGCTCTCATTCAGTGTAGACAAATGTCAGCCATTAAGCGAATGACTGCTGATGGGCGGGGCCTGTGGTGTGACAATGTATTTCCAAAGATGGTGCACTCATATTATTTACGAATTGGAGAAAGTGCAACACACAATATAGTGGAATAGTCCTGCCTTTTCTGTAAAAGAGCCATTTGCCAATTCATGAAATCATtgcatcactgcagctgccgtTAAAATCTcaggttgctatagaaacagtaaTTGTCCCAAGGCCCCATTTACACTAGTGAAAAAATAACGCTATCAGTGGTATTCATCtttaactatattttttgttttcacttttttGGGCAATAAATCACACTTATGTAAGTGTAGGAAGTCATACTGAGCAAGTAtgtaattataattgtataaagtTATCCAATAGAGCATACCGTTGATCTGCTTATAATGCAGACTGGGTGTCTAATTTTTTTC
This genomic window contains:
- the LOC113108499 gene encoding ADP-ribosylation factor-like protein 5A, yielding MGILFTKLWRLFNHQEHKVIIVGLDNAGKTTILYQFSMNEVVHTSPTIGSNVEEIVVNNTHFLMWDIGGQESLRSSWNTYYTNTEFVIVVVDSTDRERISVTREELYRMLAHEDLKKAGLLVFANKQDVKGCLTVAEISQSLQLTSVKDHQWHIQACCALTGEGLCQGLEWMMSRLRVR
- the LOC113108500 gene encoding translin-like; the protein is MSVTEMFSYIQGFLSADQDIREDIRKVVQVLEQTAREILTVLQSVHQPSGFKDIPSKCLKARELFCTVRNHTGELKTKFPVEQYYRYHEHWRFVLQRLAFLAAFVVYLESESLVTREEVAKILAIEVDREKGFHLDVEDYLAGVLILASELSRLAVNSVTAGDYGRPLRISNFINELDSGFRLLNLKNDPLRKRYDGLKYDVKKIEEVVYDLSIRGLAKEQESGGDK